A single Lactuca sativa cultivar Salinas chromosome 8, Lsat_Salinas_v11, whole genome shotgun sequence DNA region contains:
- the LOC111880335 gene encoding RHOMBOID-like protein 1: protein MGRSSTRESPMLEIKVQQRRDNTPPPGSSSVTNQPSRPRHPSPSPEFKPYKDWYPWLVPTIVFTNVVLFLVSMFINNCPAHSNKCIAPGFLKRFAFENMKINPLLGPSAATLLKLGALEFKKTVEEREEWRIVTCMWLHAGVFHVLANMMGLVFIGSRLEQEFGFLKIGVIYELSGIGGSLLSSLFVRTSISVGASGALFGLLGGMLSELLTNWTIYANKSAALSTMIIIILINVAVGILPHVDNYAHIGGFFTGFFLGFIVLIRPQFKWTNQKHVPPGYIAPTTKSKYKSYQYILLIISLIVLLVGFTVGLVLLFNGVDGNDYCSWCHYLTCIPTPLWTCEVRCKLEKLDKQINMTCLHNGKFDSFMLEDGNDITEMQTLCLELCSQMS from the exons ATGGGTCGGTCATCCACCAGGGAGTCACCGATGCTTGAGATCAAGGTGCAGCAACGCCGGGACAACACCCCTCCACCCGGTTCTTCCTCGGTGACGAACCAACCATCGCGTCCTCGCCACCCTTCTCCGTCTCCTGAATTCAAACCATATAAAGATTGGTATCCTTGGTTAGTACCTACCATTGTTTTTACCAACGTCGTTCTCTTCTTAGTTTCCATGTTCATCAACAATTGTCCTGCACATTCGAACAAATGCATAGCACCAGGATTCCTCAAACGTTTCGCGTTCGAGAACATGAAGATAAACCCTCTTCTTGGTCCGTCTGCAGCCAC GCTGTTAAAATTGGGAGCTTTAGAATTTAAAAAAACCGTTGAAGAAAGGGAAGAATGGCGAATCGTGACTTGTATGTGGTTACACGCCGGTGTGTTTCATGTCTTGGCGAACATGATGGGTCTGGTCTTTATAGGGTCTCGCCTCGAGCAAGAGTTTGGATTTT TGAAGATCGGTGTGATTTACGAATTATCTGGAATTGGAGGAAGTCTTCTGTCATCTTTGTTTGTAAGAACAAGCATCTCCGTTGGTGCTTCTGGAGCTCTATTCGGTCTACTCGGAGGAATGCTCTCAGAACTTCTTACAAATTGGACTATTTATGCCAACAAG TCTGCAGCATTATCAACTATgatcatcatcatcctcattaacgTTGCTGTTGGAATTCTTCCACATGTAGACAACTATGCACATATTGGAGGATTTTTCACAGGATTCTTTCTAGGGTTTATCGTTTTGATCCGTCCGCAATTCAAGTGGACAAACCAGAAACACGTTCCTCCTGGCTATATCGCTCCAACCACGAAATCCAAATACAAAAGTTATCAATACATACTTTTGATTATCTCCCTAATTGTTCTACTTGTTGG ATTTACGGTTGGTTTGGTTTTGCTTTTTAACGGGGTTGATGGAAACGATTATTGTTCGTGGTGCcattatttgacttgtatccctaCACCTTTATGGACTTGCGAAGTGCGTTGCAAG TTGGAAAAGTTAGACAAGCAAATAAATATGACATGCCTACATAATGGGAAATTCGACTCTTTTATGCTCGAGGATGGTAATGACATCACCGAGATGCAAACATTGTGCTTAGAACTTTGTAGCCAAATGTCTTGA